In a single window of the Leptolyngbyaceae cyanobacterium genome:
- the argG gene encoding argininosuccinate synthase — translation MKAEDLKGRTVAFAGSGGLDSCTITRWLTDKGVGVVCFTADLGQPDEEDMDAIRKRMQLAGAADFVLLPAREAIAEAGLQVIQSQACYEGRYWNTTGIARCVLAKAMIEEMKKRGLTIFSHGATGRGNDQVRFQLITNMLAPEFEVYAPWRDEEFLARFPGRSEMIDFCQEKGLSVSATKDKPYSTDANLLGLTHESGKLEELTTPAQFVKPIMGCYPINAPDTAEECIVEFEKGRPVKINGNSVDLVEAILQANALGGKHGVGIGTHLVENRFVGIKSRGVYESPGVELLGTCYAYLLQLILDRRAREFFDRLSLLVAKQIYQGYWFDLATQMALKAIAPTAELATGTITVSVYKGNISFVSASNAPHSLYSEENASMEGVGSYNHADSEGLLRVFGVSARVLATSGQVKLG, via the coding sequence ATGAAAGCTGAAGATTTAAAGGGAAGAACGGTTGCATTTGCTGGTTCTGGCGGTCTTGATAGCTGTACGATTACCCGTTGGCTGACGGATAAAGGAGTGGGGGTAGTCTGCTTTACTGCCGACTTGGGACAACCGGATGAAGAGGATATGGACGCCATTCGCAAGCGGATGCAATTGGCTGGGGCGGCAGATTTCGTGTTGTTACCCGCACGGGAAGCTATCGCAGAAGCGGGTTTACAGGTGATTCAATCCCAAGCTTGCTATGAGGGACGCTACTGGAATACTACCGGAATTGCCCGTTGCGTCTTGGCGAAGGCGATGATCGAAGAAATGAAAAAAAGGGGACTGACGATTTTCAGTCACGGTGCGACGGGACGGGGCAACGATCAGGTACGGTTTCAACTAATTACTAATATGTTGGCTCCGGAATTTGAAGTTTACGCTCCTTGGCGAGATGAGGAATTTCTAGCTCGTTTTCCCGGTCGGAGCGAAATGATCGACTTTTGTCAAGAAAAAGGGCTGTCGGTATCTGCTACTAAGGATAAACCCTATTCGACGGATGCGAATTTATTAGGTTTAACTCACGAGTCGGGAAAGCTGGAAGAACTGACTACGCCAGCCCAATTCGTGAAGCCGATCATGGGTTGCTACCCCATAAATGCACCAGATACAGCAGAGGAGTGTATCGTCGAATTTGAGAAGGGTCGCCCGGTGAAAATTAACGGTAATTCGGTTGATTTGGTGGAAGCAATTTTGCAAGCAAATGCTCTGGGTGGAAAGCATGGCGTAGGTATCGGCACTCACTTGGTAGAAAATCGCTTTGTGGGGATTAAGTCGCGGGGAGTTTATGAAAGTCCAGGGGTAGAATTGCTGGGAACCTGCTATGCTTACTTGTTGCAACTGATTTTAGACCGTCGCGCTCGCGAGTTCTTCGATCGGTTATCGTTGTTAGTTGCCAAGCAGATTTATCAGGGTTATTGGTTCGATTTGGCCACTCAAATGGCGCTAAAAGCGATCGCGCCTACCGCAGAATTGGCAACGGGAACGATTACCGTTTCTGTTTACAAAGGTAATATCTCTTTTGTCTCGGCAAGTAATGCGCCTCACTCTCTATATTCGGAAGAAAATGCTTCTATGGAAGGTGTGGGTAGTTACAATCATGCTGACTCTGAAGGATTACTGCGAGTGTTTGGTGTGAGCGCCCGCGTATTGGCTACCAGCGGTCAAGTTAAGCTTGGCTAA